The sequence tcaaaaatttgtttgtccttggggccaaaatacgcttcgatatccctttttatagcttctttggAGGGGTAggtcttgttactcatatgggactgaagtccacggaaaaggtgatagtcagaaggtgcaatatccggagagtatggtggatgcggcattagctcccatccgagctcgttcagcttgcctaatgtttgccttgcggtatgaggtcttgcgttgtcgtggtgaaacaaaactttgcttctattcactaaagacggtcgatttttgttaattcaggtttgatagctgatggaaataataatccgcagttatcgtctggtttggttccagaagttcataataaacaataccggccatatcccaccaaatagacaggagaatcttcttggggtgaaggccatcacTAAGGGTCGGTTCCGGTGTTtcatctgtatctgtatctgtaaaGGCCccgtttttcatcaccagtaacgatacgattCAAAAACTTTCcctttcaagccgttgcagcagctgagaacacacattcactctctgctgaagggtGGCGACCCAAAGTCGGaatccattttcccagctttgaaacccaactgaaccaggtgcttgtgaactgttccatgcgatgaatttagcctctgagctatcatatcgactgtcacgtcgcagttaccacttcggaattttgaaaaccaattttgcgcagtccttatactcacggtatcctctccgtgaacagtgtttatttctgcagcagcagttgtagcatttttaccacttttataaaaatatatataaattatgagtaaaatacgctcgaacttatggactgacctgatagtatGCAATTGCGGAGCAACTCATACCTTCAACGCCATCGGTCATGGAGCATTAGGAAGCTCCATTCTAGATGTCACTTTTTCGTCTGATAACTTAGCAACTCGCGTTATTGGCCGGCAAGTGAATGCAACGGTAATTAAAAATTCTGATCATTGCGCTATTATatacttttaaaattcaaaataattcaaatataacGGACTCCAAGCGTGAGCCaatctatttatatatataaaagcaaaactgcaaaatggcacatttttaaaacaacattaCAGCATAGGTACACTTTCTGAAACTTGCATACTGGAAACTGATTTCGGTTTAGCGACTAGACTCAACAGTCAAAAGCATTAATGAGAGCATAATTCAGGCCTGTGTTGTATCCATAAAGAAGCGAGGTGGCGTTGAGCGGTACAATGCGTGGTGGACTCAATATATACAGGCGCTGAAGGAGCAATGCATCAAGCTTCACCACAACGTAAATAAGTTAAGCAAAATGAGTAAACTTTTAACCGCGGTTGCGGCAGAACATGCCACTGTTTTGTCAAAAGTCAATATGCTAAGGCATTGAAGAGGCCCCTACATCTAATTTTCGCAAATTGTGTAATAAACTGGGTAAAGAAGATGCATGGTCCCTTACAAATCGTATCACAAAACATGCTCCATCACAGCGACCTCTTACCACGTTGCATAGTTCTGGTAAATATACCGAAACATATTTTGAAACTGCCGAAGCCTTGTTACGCCATTTCTACCCGGATGACAATGAAGGCACTgctcaaggcgaatttattataggtgacagcaaccacatataagtaaaaccctacatgtatttgttgttgcatttgatccaagcatcacgtcaaaatcagctgttcattTTCAGTGCGATTTGCTTGTGAAACGTACGCTGGAAAtagtcacaaaataaaaagtcgCCACATTTCCCACAGTTCATTGAAGATTTCGTATGTAGCTTATGTGCGAGGTGGATTTATTATGTGGGAATTGTTAGTTCTTCTGGAGATGAAAGAAATTATTTGAGTTTgcggtattttaattattaatacatacatatttcagaaTTTGCCACGGGCATGCATAAGGTGAAATTGAATGTAGAGAGTGAAGTTTGGGcgcgaaaaagtttaaaatagagaaacatAACGCAAAAAAACCTTGAAACAAGGGAAAATTAAAGTCTCATTGTGTACAGAAAGTAATGTATGTAATATTGAGCTCAATTGTATTTGTATCACActtttaatttgcaatttttacatAGGTAACTCTGTATCCTCATAGGATATTGATGGCTATCAGAAATCCATAATTCAACTTTATTGATGATTATAGCCTGTATTTAGAACATAAGTTCTTGAACATTGAAACATTgattagaaataaattatttaatttaattaaatttatattaattttatttcatctatttggatattttatttGCTGTGCGCTGTGTGGTATCGATATGTGTAGGTCTGTATGATGTCCTCTAATTTGTGGCTTATTTATGCCTATTATTCGAATTATTATTATGCATACCTGCTTGTACTCGATATCTGAAACTGTGTATTCGTTTCTAGCTTCCAACAGTGCATGTGGTAATTCGGCAGCTTCAATTAAGGGATTATGTTTGACGAACAAATACAATAGCTCTGGACAATTCGTCAACTGTTGGTAtgcatgtttttaataaattacgtCAAAcgtttttatagcaaatttcaTACCTTGTAGTCATCATATAGTCATTGCAGTATAAAAGCGTTGAGACTTAGCAGCTTGTTTGCTATATATTTACGTACGTTAGTAAACTTTTCTAACTCATAATcataaatgagtttttttaaCAGTAACCGGGCCATATTGGTTGCTTTATTGCGATGAGGCAAatctaaattatagaaaaaatcataaagcaaagaaaatttttgcatAGAAATTACTTTTTCTCACCAGCCATCTCATTTTCTTGTGACTACACTCATGCTTTATTGGCGCTTTCCTTGGTAATGCGGCGTACCCATATGGGAAGAGGTGATAATCCGAAGCCAGAAAGCAGCTTCAATTCAGCAGTATATAAACCACAACCAAATAAAATTGTTGCCAATTCTTGTGGACCTTTGAACGTCTTTTCGATAAGCAGCGAGTCGAACCAGTGCTTTGTATGATTCACCACGGTCTAGCAATCATACAGCCACAATAGAATgtcctaaaattttaaatgaattaaattaaaggaCAACTGCGAGTCAATAAATTGGCAAACGTGAATAAATGTTCAATTTGCACCAATAGTTCAGTAAGCACAAATGTaagcatatgtatgaatgtaaacataccaatacaaacaaagcatatcattttgacgtaagccatatctacggcgaaaaattcagctgggcgaatgctgtcacctataataaatccaccttggcacTGCTATTCACCACCGCTTCATTCGAGAGCTAGTCAAAACTAGCGTAGGAACACCAAACGATGTTGAATTCACGGAGAGTGAGGTATTGGATGCGTTagtaacaatgaaaaaaaaaacaaagcacctGGAGTAGACCACTTCACAACAGATGTATGTTTAGCATTTGCCAAGACAAACACAACATTTTTGACTACATCGTACAGTACGTTTTTAAGAATCGGCCACTTCTCTAAACCGTGTAAAGAAGCTTATGTTAAAATACTCCAAAATCAAACAAGCAAGACTTAAACAGTCTAGCATACTATCGACCAATTGGACTGCTGTCAGTGTTCGGCAAACTTTTGAAAAAGCTGTTCATCAAGCACCTCACGTATCACGCTGAAATAAATCAGCTATTGTCCTCAAATCAGTACGAATTCCGTAAACAAACTTCAACCGTTGACGCGTTAcgtaatgtaaataaaacatattCAGAACAGAAAACGGCAAAATTTTCAAGTAGTAAGCATCTCACTCGACATGAAGGCTGCTTTCAATAGCACCTGGTGGCCTATACCTCTCACACAACTAGCCAGACATCGCACACCATCTACTATTTATGACATCATACGTAGCTATGATACTTAGAAGATAGAGTTGTCAGACTATGGCGATGCAATTGCAATCAAATATATGTCTAAAGGTTGTGTGCAAGGTTCTGTCTGCGGAGCGACTTTCTGGAACGAAATACTGGGTGAACTACTGACGCTAAAACCTGCCTAGGTCAGTCTGCAGACGCTGGCTCCTCACGCTTCTTCTATCAAAACGAATAAACCGCATAATTTCTGTAAAACGATTTCTGTTTATTGTTCGTGAATAAAATCAGTATCCAGTTCAAGTTTCCTATTTCATATGCACCACGTGCATATAAAATTGCAATGAAAGCATCTAGCTCTTCTAAAATTATACTCCATTTAGATCCTAAAACTCGACGTTCTTCTGATTCTATGCGCATTTTTATATGATTCATAATTCCCTGGTCAAGTATCAACGAAAATGTATTCCTTACTTTGCCCGTCATAATGTTGCGATTCGAATATCCCGTTGGCCCTGATATTTCTCTGAAAATTGTATGAAGTTGAGATCTTCCAGGTCCAGAATCTTGCtgaattttttagaaacatttcgTATTTTCCTGAAAAACTACTGTTTTTGTGTTAAGTTTGAGATTTCAATGCAGATAACTTCATAaaattgcatatacatatattctagcGGTCATAAGACCGGTAGAGTACATATTATTGTTAGGTAAAACGAAAGAAGAgaaatatataatgaaaaattaaacagCTGTTATAAGatagatttttattttcgaaattaacaatatggcggcctctggaaatatttttcagattttcgagaaaaaaaccgacagttaatcgtttaaaaaaatcgtaatttttgaaaaaaattcttcgatcaggcacgatttttttatgtttttcaaacgcagtataaattatattgaaatctaccaagcggcttttaagttacagtggtcaccaattcaaaaacatagttttgagcaAAACGCATTAAAGTTAGCTACTTGCTATCGAACGCTCCgaagcggccgagcgcccttaattgttgaataacttgaaaagtatttgtcggattcacttcaaattttcacatttcaaagatatcttaaagtataatatcttttaTCGTATCGTTCGGTAGTTtcgtggaaagctctagggagagagtacaataccaaattactcggcagaatacaaagatcagccagTGCAATAACgatcggtgcaatcagatcatgccctagagaggctctcaatgcactggcacacgttattccaatagacctacatataaagaagacggcaaccatgagtgcatttaggttaaatgaagcgggtcgctggaaagaaaaaacgtatggtcacactagtctattattgcgacaaactcagttaacctcggtgaggactgactacatcgtcccgatgaagaatggaataagggattctctctaaaccacttcgataccacagtctatacagatggcagtaaaatggattgtggtgttggaactggtatatattctcatagacttggaattgaaaaatctgtgcgtctccctaataccagcagcgtcttccagcggaagtactagcaattggggaagcctgtaggttactaatcgcagatttctctttcaagggcaatatcggtattctttcggatagccaatccaggcgctggacgcgactataataACCTCGAAAgcggtggagcaaagtaggaatagccttaccaacttgagtgaaaaccatagagtaaccttaatttgggtcccgggacactggaacatagaaggtaacgaaaaagctgatgaactggcaagagggggatatGCCATGAATAGCAttcagtaccagtattcactccactaggtgcggtcaagaatgcaatttccataaaataccttcgaattgcagattgcagatggagagaccagacgatatgcaaaatcagcagaacgttatgacccacctacaacctcaagcaatcgtcgacattaataaacatgaaacgacgggacacctgtagacttacggcagtcataactggcttctggtctatcggagaacaagccgccaaaatgggcatccctcataacatatactgtcatagttgtaaacaactgcagaaaaaagaaacaatcttccatttcctctgcgaatgccctgccctatggaaggacagaatgttaaccctgggcaaaccgctgttcgagattctcgagcagctgtctggcttagacgtcaacaacctaacaaggttcttaaaccgcagagactggatatagtcctgctgtaaataactgttaaacaatttggtaacgaggatgtggcaacaaaatggtgtggaagcgctagttggattctggatgaatcaccactctaaccaaccaaccaaccatactatcttaaagtattaaatgcaaaaaaagtatattaatttgaaaattctgaccacCCTTAACCGCTAAAagcctcatcatgttggtctccttgacgcggggatgaggcttaagtggtggtctGACCCCCATAGCATGGGGGCCAAaccaacacgaactaagagggaagctccacaTGAGTATTGGCTAGCCATCCACTCGCTTTACGGCGTACTTGGTGGCCACCCAATCACCAtgcgaagatcaccgtaccgacgaagatccctTTGTCATCCCCGAACTCCCTACATCCCGTTATTTCCTCTCCTAGCCCaccccctaatccagggtgttatgcgataccgtgcccattggatggtttgcagccagggggttcaccagaccggctgtatttcaacggcgccttcctaacaccgggccgccttaggaagtaactgtggccttgccaCGGCATGGGGCGCTGCCGTGGTGGACCGTGTTGAATTCCCCATTATAAGAATAGACCACTGCGCTCGCCTCGTCGAGCAGGTGGTCGTACGAAAAAGATGAACACAAGTAAAAATTCTAGCAACAAAACTTCCATTGTAGCGGGAGCAGGCTACAGTGGTCGTAACTCTACTgccaaacaaacacaaaacgcTCTTCAGCGCGGAGGTGCCGTTGTCAACGAAGACTCGGACCACGAAAGCGTTGTGAGCATTAATACAGCTGAGGAAGAGGCTCTTCTGCGTTCTCCGGCTGGATCCAATGGTGCTGCCTCGGATAGCAAGATCAGACCAAGGATCAAGCCTGACAAAgagaagctgaaggccaaagcCCGATACAAGGCCGCGGTCAAAGTTTGTGACCGATTTGGCAGCAAGTCCAACCTGACGAAGCAAGAGGAGGAACGGTTGGCTTGGGCCAGAGAGGAGATAAAAAATGGCCGGGCCTTCTACGCAGCAAAGCCAATGTTCGCGGCTTCCAATCCAAAATATGCGAACAAAATCGAAGAAGAGCTAGCCATCAAGAGGCAGCGTTCTGCGGATAGTGAGGTCTCAGGGCCATCAAAAAAGCAGAAGCACAGGCACGAGATGGCTAAACCGAAAAACGGAGACAACGAAAGACCTACGACGTCgaaagcagcggcagcggccagTGAAATTGCCAAGAGACACCTCATAGTGGCACTCACTGACCGTAGCGACCAGCTGGGGCGAATGTCGCAGGAACGGTGGAAGGTAGTGGAAATGAAGCTACTGGAAACCTTGTTTACAAAAATGGACGCAGAGCCGGACGCACCCATGCCAGCATTTGACGGAGCAGGGTGGTTCAGCGgcgtcaaaattataaaatgcaagGATGACCCCACGCTCACATGGCTAAAGGAAGCGGTAAAAACGCTTCACGGCCTGTGGGAGGGGGCATCACTGGAAATTGTTGATCGCAGCTGCATTCCCTCAATACCGAAGGCAAAGGTTTTCATTCCGCGAGTGGTAAAACCGGAATATGCGCTGCGACTACTACAACGACAAAACACGGACGTGCCGACAGACGATTGGAAAGTGTTGAGTGTGGCAAAACCAGCAACTGCTGATGGAGGCCAGGACTACATCATCCAAATCAACAAGCCGGCAGAGGACCTGCTTTACGCGCGATTCGGGAGGATGGCTTGgggagttggtagcgtgcaccttcgCCTCAAAAAGCGCAACCCGACAGACGACAACCACAACACGCTCGCTGCGGGGGAGGTGGAAAAGGATCTCGGTATAGAAGAGATCATGGAAGCCTCCCTCAATATACAGGAAGTGGAGACGGGTGACTTGGAGGTAGTATCCAACCCCGAGAAGGTACTGAAGCCAGATGCTGAAAGTCCTTCAGATAAACCTCCACAAAAGTAAGAACGCctcagccgagctcctgctcaacatagagcgagtcggctacgatgtggctctagtccaggaaccatggatagcatcgggaaacatagtctccggtctaaagtcaaacaactacaacacatacatcccgactgtaaaaaataaggtaagaacagtgatattggtcaaaaaaagtatatgttcttatattgataacaatctctcttcagacgatctgacagtggtggcgctggagggctgcaaggatgagacgctactctttgggtcctgctatatgccacatgatggagaagcaccacagacggaacttcggaagctggtagaaacagctGCCAGAAAGAAGCACGCTCTGGTGGTAGGAACAGACGCAAACGCACATCACACCGTCTGGGGAAGTGCAGAtataaacgaccgaggtgagtcactattcacctatattcttcaaagtagcctagaaatagctaatagaggtgaagaaccaacatatgtgggaccaacctcgaagaatgtactcGATTTAACACTCTACACAAGCAGGCATATTATGGTTCAGGAATGGGAAGTATTGAGTAGgccctcattctctgatcacagatacataagctttcaggtCATATTCCGCTCAAAGAACAAGATTACatcctttagaaatcctaagaatacgaactgggacttgtatagggatatactatcaaaaacaccaatgataccccggaaatacaagtcacacgtcgcacttgagaaaggggttgaattgtttgcaactactctcgtcaaagcctttaaaagatcctgccctccaacacgtaataaacgcaaggtgaagcctccctggtggaacagggaattaggagcacaaaggcgtagagtacatgaattctataggttagccaaagtggctgacaatgagttctgttggaaagagtataaggatctactaaaagtatacaagaaagagatacgtaaagccaagagagaatcttggaaagacttctgtagcagtatggaagaCACTAACGATGTGGCTAGACTCAGGAAACTGCTATCCAAGAATCCGgctatgccaagaacaatacgaaaaattaacggggagtgggctgacagctgtgaggactctctagaagacctagtcagtacacattttccagggtgtgcggacattacagatctcgaacctagaggagatattgtgcacgaaatcccgacgaacgtaattacaaccaacaaaatagaatgggctatacaaagtttcgacccatataaatcgccaggactggatggaatcttcccagccatgctccaaaaggtaagccacCTTGTagtaccatggttaagaacgatattcaggggatgcctgaggttcagctacgttcctgtatcgtggagagaagcgagggttgtgtttattccaaaagcgggaaaaagcaaccctctatactcaaaagaatacaggcccattagtttgacttcatttctcctgaaaacgttagagaagattctagatacatacatcagagacacaattgcgccggacgaattatccaaagcgcagcatgcttacactaaaggcagatccactgaaactgcacttcactcacttgtactaaacatagaaaaggcgttagaatataaggagtatgctctaggagtatttctagatatatcaggggcctttaacaacgtgacaaaagatgctattttaaatagcatagagtcacttaacgtgcaacccgcggtttatctatggataaagcagctattagctagcagaaagataagagcggagtggaacgatgcgaccgtcaccaaatatgcatgcagaggtactccgcaaggtggggtactatcgccgctattatggctactagtagcaaatgaaattctcaagaaacttgacagaggggcacctaaactagtggcatatgccgatgacatagctatagtagttacaggaaagtacctggacaccatcagtaatgtgatgaacaacactctcaaaacgatacaccaatgggcatctcacgcagggctagggataaacgcggaaaaaacggacatggtactttttaccaggaagtacaaagttccggcgtggaacctcccgaagctaggcaacaacgaattacttctcaaagattatgcaaggtacctcggagtaatattggacagcaaattgctgtggaagcacaacgttgaggagagggtgaaaaaggccagtaatgcgttgtacgcatgtaaaagaatgctgggcgttacttggggtctatcaccctccctgatgcattggtgctacacagcagtagtcagaccgatattgctgtacggaaccttagtatggtggactgcgacaaaaaaactgacatacttaatgccgctggaaaggattcaacgactcgctgctctgtgcataacaggagcgatgaagaccactccaacggcggcgctggaaatgatactcagcatgccacctattgacctcatggcggaaaacctggcagcgaaatccgcgagaaggctaatggctgcgggggtattcatctgcagaaccttcggtcacagctcaataggaaagtggagctcaggtggcacagactacatgactccgtactttaattgggagagaaggttccgcactacaattgaagaggagggatggcataaaggcatgaagcccggccatagaacctttcacatctatacagacggctcgaaaactccagacggagtgggagcgggtatctactgctcaaaactaggaataaggcagtctatcaagctgccagaccacagcagtattttccaagcggaagtttttgctgtggggaaggccgcggagctagcctacactagaacaagaaagaactcaacaattaatatatacgtggatagtcaagcagcaataagagcaataagctcatattgtattaaatccaaaaatgttcgacggagcagggaggccatagaaaggctagccgaaaacagtaggctgcatatctactgggtacctggtcacaaaggcattatagggaacgaaatagtagatgagatagcaaaaagtgctgtgagactaccatttgaacaagagaacgacataccgagaccgctaaacacaatatacaatgaaatggacgaccacatgaaaaggcaagtgaaagctaggtggactaacctgaccacatgcaaaacagcaaaactcaTGTGTAGAACCAACGACAAAAAActcactcaattcgtacttacgctctcgcgaaaggaatgcagaactatcataggtatgctaacaggtcacaatctattggctgcacatgcgtacaagatagggattgctaacacggacaaatgcagaaaatgcagagaggatgttgaggagactctagaacaccttctgtgcgtttgtccggcattatcaaaaacgcgactaagatgcctgggagccccactgtttgagggtctggaagacgtctcaaaagcggaacTCCCagacctacttagattcgccaaaagcgctgacatcctacacgatgtctactttagggatTCATAGAGTTC comes from Anastrepha obliqua isolate idAnaObli1 chromosome 6, idAnaObli1_1.0, whole genome shotgun sequence and encodes:
- the LOC129249983 gene encoding uncharacterized protein LOC129249983 → MAKPKNGDNERPTTSKAAAAASEIAKRHLIVALTDRSDQLGRMSQERWKVVEMKLLETLFTKMDAEPDAPMPAFDGAGWFSGVKIIKCKDDPTLTWLKEAVKTLHGLWEGASLEIVDRSCIPSIPKAKVFIPRVVKPEYALRLLQRQNTDVPTDDWKVLSVAKPATADGGQDYIIQINKPAEDLLYARFGRMAWGVGSVHLRLKKRNPTDDNHNTLAAGEVEKDLGIEEIMEASLNIQEVETGDLEVVSNPEKVLKPDAESPSDKPPQK
- the LOC129250633 gene encoding uncharacterized protein LOC129250633, producing TVVALEGCKDETLLFGSCYMPHDGEAPQTELRKLVETAARKKHALVVGTDANAHHTVWGSADINDRGESLFTYILQSSLEIANRGEEPTYVGPTSKNVLDLTLYTSRHIMVQEWEVLSRPSFSDHRYISFQVIFRSKNKITSFRNPKNTNWDLYRDILSKTPMIPRKYKSHVALEKGVELFATTLVKAFKRSCPPTRNKRKVKPPWWNRELGAQSCTNLIKPNYGVVICLHI